The Bacteroidales bacterium sequence CACAATCAGCCCGGTTTAGGTGGCACACTTTACTCCGGTTTGAGTGGCACACTTTGCTCCGGAATCCGTGGCACATCTTGCTCCGGTACAGGTGGCACAATTACTCCGGAATCAGTGGCACACTTTGAACCGGTTTATCCAGCTGGAATACTTTTATTGCTTAATGGAGTTTTGCACATTGTAGAATACATTAATAAATCCATTAGTCCTGGAAGGATTGGTATCCTTGTATTTGGAGTAATATATATAATAACTGGCCTTTTAATATTTAATAAGAAAAGGTACTCAGTTTATTTAGGACTTATAATTCCAATAATCGGGATGACATTGTCTATTATTAAATTTGGAGTTCCTGAACTTATCTCATTGTCCGCATTATTCAAGCTGATTGGATTAATAGTAATTTGTTGTTGTGGCTACATTTTAATTAACCAGAAAACCTTGAAATGAGACAATTAATACTTCTGATAATATAGAACAACTGCTCCCAACAAACGCTATAGCAAATGCGGGTTTGCGTGTTCGTTGAAACATTTGGAATCTTTACATACATTTGTGCTGGCAGACAGCTGAGCAACAATTTATTCCCGCACTTGCCATAGCGTCGGCCGTTGTGCAACATATAAAATGACGAAATCACTAATATTCATATTGACTATTTTCATGACCTTAAATTGTCTTTGTCAATCAACTGAGACATTGGAAAGTTATTCAGATACAATTAGACTTAAAAATGGAGAAACCTATTTGGTTGACCTTTCAAGATTTGAGTCGCAAAAACATGATGGTCACATTGTCCGAGTTACGTTCACAAAGGATGTAGGAAACGGTGGAACTTTAATTGATTCATACGACATTGACAAAGACCCAGTAATTGGCTGTGACCCTAAGAAATACGACTATAATGGAGACGGATTTTTGGACTATAGTTTTGTTTCAAATATGGCTGCTCGTGGTGCTAATGAAGTTCGGACATTATTCATTTTCGACCCAAATGAAAACCGATTCCTTCATATCAAAAACTCCGAGCAATACCCAAATTTGATCTTCAACTCAAAACTAAATTGTCTTGACGCTTGGGCTTTTCACGGTGGGACAACACAAAGTTTTTTGAGACTAGAATCTGACAGTCTTGTATTAATGTATACAATTGATGTGCACGGAACAGAAAGGGTATTGGGC is a genomic window containing:
- a CDS encoding DUF308 domain-containing protein; this translates as MAHFEPVYPAGILLLLNGVLHIVEYINKSISPGRIGILVFGVIYIITGLLIFNKKRYSVYLGLIIPIIGMTLSIIKFGVPELISLSALFKLIGLIVICCCGYILINQKTLK